The following nucleotide sequence is from Ailuropoda melanoleuca isolate Jingjing chromosome 12, ASM200744v2, whole genome shotgun sequence.
CTAGACCCGGTTTCCGCTTCCGGGTGCGGGAGGGCGAGGCCGGCCGCGTGCTTGGTCCGCCCCGGGTCGTGGGGCCCGTTCCTGTCCGGCCCCGCTAGCAGCCCCCTGTCTCCGCAGGCGAGTACGGGCTCCGGAACAAACGTGAGGTCTGGAGGGTCAAGTTCACCCTGGCCAAAATCCGCAAGGCTGCCCGGGAGCTGCTGACGCTGGACGAGAAGGACCCGCGGCGCCTGtttgaaggtgtgtgtgtgtgtgagacgcCGGCTCCCCGAACACCGCCCGCGCGAACCTGGTGGTCCCCGGCCTTCAGCAAGGCCTGGACAGGAGGGGACTGTGGGTGTCCCAGGGAAGATCGTGGCAGGTGAAACTTAACAATTGTGGTGACGTGTGGGTACTACAGCTTATTACTACCTTAGCGCTGTGATTAAGGTCTGGAATTTCTCCTTTGAGACGGGAGTTGGTTAATGACGAGCTTCCCGGAGCAAAGACTGGATAGAATGATCGCGTTGAAACTTAAGCGATCGCTTTCAGACTGTACCAAAGGAATCATATTAAAGTAGCTGGAATTTCGTGAGGATTCCCTAAGTGCCCTTTAAAGCTTTTCTACTGCGTTGGATCTGCTCGACAACCTCCTAGCGGTAGCTTACGATGTTGTTAGCAtcttgggggaggaggaagggatcaGAGGGGCCTCTCACTGTAGTGGGACTGAGGGCCCCCAACTCAGTGATGGGGATGGGCTGAGATGTTAGAGGAAGACAGTGACTGAAAGGTTAAGGATCCCCCTCATTACCCTAGCAGTGGAAGAGGTAGCTTGTGTTTTGTAGAAGCTTGTATGGGAGTAAAATTTACACGCCACAAGTTGTTGTGTGTTGACCCCTAAATAGGCTGCCTCACGGCTATCTTCCTGATGCTGCTTTGCCCCCGAGCTTAGGGAATCTTGGTTCATGGTGAAAAGCAGGAGGGGCTGGAATCCTGCCTGGCTTTTCCTAGATTTTCAAAGTTACTAGTTTGATTTCTCTCCCAGTGTATGCTTAAGAAGGAAACCTGATTTTACACTTGAGCCCTCGCTGTTAAGCGTGAGTCGTCATTCCTGTTCGAGGTTGAGAAAAGCATGGAGCTTGTTTAACCAATAACCGATCACACAGTCCTGAAAATTCAGGAATTTCCTCCCCCGTGGATGCTTGGGTGGGACCTTATCCCAAAATCTGGGGAGCCAGCCGCAGGTAGTTGAGGACAGAGGGACTTCTGGAGATAGAGCTATTCAACGTCCGTAGTTGGATAAGCAGTCATGTGGCAGACCGGGCAGGGTTGAGCTGTAGGTAACCCAGGAGTATTTGTGGTTTCCTGTGGAAGAAGTGGAAGTTACAGGGAAGGCAGCACCACAGGCGGTAGGCTTTCTAGTAAACCGAAGCCATTTATCCACACGGGACAGGAAGGAGGAACCTGCAAGCTCTGCCTGTGTCTGGAGGTGTTTGTCACAGATACAGCCTGGGGTCCAGCCTTTCCCACTGAGGCCTGCAACTTTGCGCAAGAAGCTTCTCTGATTCTTGTCCGTTGAAAACACGTTGGCTCTTAAACCAGTTGCAGCCAGCTTGTGGCCCAGGGTTTATACAGGTATGGGCTCTATCCTAATGGCAGCCGTAAAGaaactgaaactgaaaaacattCGTTTTTCAGATCAGAAATTAAGGCACTTCAGTGTTCGCCTTGTGCCATGATGACAAGGAAGGGCCTCTGCCTCAGGATTGTGCACATTGGTTTACATTTGTACAACATTCTGGTTGTTCTCGCTTTGGTCAGATGGAGCCCGGGTAGCTTTTCAGTTGTTGGACATACTCCTGTTGAAAAGTTCATTTGACATGCACTGAGAATTATTTTAGTAGTTATACATATATAAGGCTTGTTTGGTGTTGATGGAATGGCTGGCCCCATTCTTCTTTAACAGTGTGTAGATGGTTCAGTagtaaatgtgaaatatttttaatgatattggttttattttatttagaagtcTCTAAGAAGGTTTTAAACTTTGAATTCTTGTTACATTTCTGTTCTCTAGCATAAGTACAAAAACGCATAAAGTGTCCTAGCTGGTACATAATCCCAAACTGGTCTttttaagatctttatttatttgacagagagcacaggtaggCAGAGAGACCaacgcggggctcagtcccagaaccctgggatcatgacctgaggcaaaggtagacccttaactgaatgagccacccaggcgcccagaccCAGACTCGTTTTTATTTGCCTGTTgggtttcttttttgtattaatatttgaACATAATTGTCCTTTGTTAACCCACGTATAATTCACAGACCATGTTCTGTAGTtctaggtgtacaacatagcagtttgatatttctatatactgtgaaatgatcacaataagtctacTTAATCCCTGTCATAAAGCCTCTGAAAAAgatctgtggggcacctgggtgactcagttaagcctctgcctgccattccccctgcttgtgtgccctctctgtgtcaaatcttttttttaaaaaaagatacactcTCATCAACTCTGCAATATACAGtattataactggaagtttgtacatttgACCACCCATTTCCTGTtaactctggcaaccaccataatctgttttctgtatctatgaatttgaTGAGGTGTTTcttggtggtggaggtggtggtgattttgtttagattccacgtataagtgagatcatgggatttgttttatttagtccACTTGGCATAATGCACTCAGGGTCCAACCACGTTGTTGCAGGTGGTgggattccattctttttatggctgagtaatactgtgtgtgtatataccaccCCTGTTGTCCATTCAACTGTCAGTGGACACTTCAGGTTTCTGTGTCTTGGCCAATGGAAATAATGTAGTGAACGGGGCAGGCAGGGGGCTTCTCTCTTCCAGTTagccctttcattttctttggataaatacccagaagtgggatctGCTGCATCATCGTagttaacttttgaggaacctccatgctgttttccatagtgactgtgccactttgcattcccaccaaccatgcacaagggttcccttttctccacatcctcaccagcactgtTGTCTGTTGGGTTTTAGATCTAGCCAATCTGATATGTGTGAGGtgacctcactgtggttttgatttgcatttcccggaTGATCTCTGATGATGAGCACCtgttcatgtacctgttggccatctgtgtgtcttagggaaggtgtctgttcagattctTCGCCCATTTTTGAATTACATTGTTTGGaatattttgctattgagttggaGTTGCTTGTGTATTTTTGGTGTTGACCTCATGTCAGATACATAATTCACaagcattttgtctttttcaagattgctttggggtCCCTTGTTCtgtacagattttaggattgatTCTTTGTTGCACTTAAATGGAAAACACCtttggtggggcgcctgagtggctcagttggttaagcctctgccttcagctcaggtcatgatcccagaatgctgggatcaagccccactccTGCTTGCAGCCCATgagctcgctctctcaaatatatgttaaaaaaagaagaaaacaacggaattctgatagggattacattgaatttgtTTATTGCATGGGGTAGTGtgggtattttaacaatattttcccaaaccatgagcatggaatatcttttcattttgtgtcttcagtctttttctcatcagtgtcttacagtttttagtgtacaggtttttcatctctttggttaagtctgtttttaggtattttatatttgttgatgTTTTGTGAATGGGAGGATATTATGTCTTCCGTTGAGCATTCAGCCATGCAAAAAACAAAGCCATGTTATGATTTGGGGTATTGGGAAAGGTTAAgtgtatttctccattttgatCTTCTTTCCCATCGACTGCTAGGGAAACTATCACTTCACAAAGTCATGGAGCTTGCTTGAATTGTTTTGCTGTAATTAAAGATAATGGCCACTTCATAACAAGTGAAACTAACCCTCTGGGGGGGGGTTTACCCCAGTGATAGAGTGTTGATTAGCTGTGAAACTATGTGGTAATCAACAGTatgagccctggggctggggtttGCCCCCAGAATCCCTAGGGCAGTCCAGCATGGAGTGGTCCGGAGCCGTGGGCACAGTGCATGACCTCCTGtgcccagggctgctgggagaaAGTCAGAAGCTGGCATCTGCTGGGTTATCTCCTGCCGTGCATTGTTAGCACATCCACACCATAATTTTTTAGCGGAAAACCACAAAATGATAAAGTGAATGACAGATACTCAACTTGAGCGTGTTCCCGGCCTGTGACTTTTCTTGGGTCCAGAAGCTAAGTACTGCCAGTCCAGTGTTAACACTTAGGAAGGTGGTTTAGGGTCAGATTTGATGAGTAGGGCTTTCGTGACTCCAGCTGGTTAGCTCTCGACCACTACACTTCATCGTGGGAGTAATGGTTTAGCGATAGCAGCATGGAGTCTTTTGCAGAGAGATACTAAGTCCTCTTCTGGGGATTGTCTCATTACTCTCTTGACACCTCCAAGGAAGGTTCTACTCCTTTTTTCAGAGGAGAGCAGAGGTATGTGTGGTCACTTGTCCTCCTTGGTAAGATGAGTATGGCCAGTAGTGACCTGCTTTAGGTTGCGTGAAGATTGCAGGAGTCACAGTGGCTGCTACGTTGATTCTTAAATCAGAATCGGTTCTTAGTTCCCACTCAAGTCGCAGCTCCATGATAATGGAGCTCCTTAAGTGGGGGATTTGAACCCCAAGAAGTCCGAAGTGAGCCAGACGCCTCAGTCCATGCTTCCCCTCCTACCAGGCAATGCCCTGCTGCGGCGACTGGTGCGCATTGGAGTGCTGGATGAGGGCAAGATGAAGCTGGATTACATCCTGGGTCTGAAGATCGAGGATTTCTTGGAGAGGCGCCTGCAGACCCAGGTCTTCAAGCTGGGCTTGGCTAAGTCCATCCACCATGCCCGTGTGCTGATCCGCCAGCGCCATATCAGGTAACGCGTCAAAGGGGCTCCCTGAGTCTGTCTCCTGTGCCATCCCCCATGCTCAGTTTGCTGTCCTTACCTCCTATGCAGCCCTCGGAGGTGACAAAGGTGCGAGCACACCTTGAGGGTACAGATCGGCCCCTGCAGACAGCTCGTGGGTGTGGGGACAGCCTCGTCCCCTGCCCCATAGCCCAGCGCAAGGGTCACTGCGGCCTGAGCCGTACACCTTGCGAAGGTTTCTCCAGGCTTGCAGGCAGCGGACAGGTAACCCCTCGGTGTGCCCAGTGAGAGGAGTCGTTGGGCCTCAGCCGGTGTGGGTGCGTTGTGTAATCAGTTGTCTGTCAGGCCCGCTCGTGGACTCATTCTGGATCCTGGCAGCATTAACTGATGTTAACTTGGCAAGTTGACCACAGCCGTGGTCTGATGTTCAAGGGCCAGAATTACAGGAGTCTGGCTCCCTCGGGGGGCAGATGGGTCTTTCATCTGGGTGCTCAGTTTGCCCTTTGTCTCATTTTGTGGAACAGAGTCTCAGCTGCTTCAAGGGCAGGGAGGCTGCTCCTTAGATGGTAAAGCCCCCTGTCTGGCACAGTTCCGCTTTGAGAATCAGACCCTGGAATTACTTACTGGCTGCCACGAGCTCCCCTCCTTACTTTGTGGTCCTGTGTGAGTCGAGTGACGCTCTAAAGCTCTCCAGACAGAACACACGGGTGCTGGAGGGACAGGCACACTTTTGCGGTTGGTGGTGCTGGAGCAGGTTGGAGTCCCAGCGGAGAGCAGTAGGTCCCCTCCCACTGGGGTcctgtttcccccccccccaatccctcaCCTGCCGTCCTTGCCTCCAGGGTCCGAAAGCAGGTGGTGAACATCCCGTCCTTCATTGTCCGCCTGGATTCCCAGAAGCACATTGACTTCTCCCTGCGCTCTCCATATGGGGGTGGCCGCCCAGGCCGTGTGAAGAGGAAGAATGCCAAGAagggccagggtggggctggagcaggtgaTGACGAAGAGGAGGATTGAGCCCACCCTTCATCCCCTCCGGGCTGTGGATTGTCTAGTTTCCCAGTCAGATAATAAAACAATCCTTTGGAACTGGTGTTTATTGGTATTTGTGTCTCCCTTCCTGTTCTGAACATACAGCCTCTGGTGGGAAGAGGCACAGGCCGGATCCTTGACCAGGCTCCCTCCAGCCAGTTCACACTCCAAGCCTTGCCTCCTGCTTAGAGGGGCCCGGGGAGCCTACCAGCTGGCGGTCCTTGGGTGCAGTTGTGAGCAGCACAAATACCACTTCCTTATTTCAGCAGGGATGCCAGCAGTGTTAGGGGAAATTGTCAAGCCAGTTATTTGCATGGGGGTCGGGGGACTCCTTCCCAGGCAGGGGAAGTAGCAAGTGGAGGTCAGGGTCAGCCCAGTGTCTCTAGCCCTTTGAACCTTGACCCTGGCAAAAAGAAGTCAGGGTTAAGGTTGGCAGGAGCTGAACACTGAACCAGTTAAATTGGGGTTTGCTGGGGGCTTACTAGACAGGACAGGCTGGTTTCAAAGCTTACTACATTGCTGTGTTGGGAAGGGACAGCTGAGgcaccctgctcccctccccctgcatctgGAGTTGCTGAACACGGTCTGGAGGGAGAGcagcttcccttttctctgccttgTTGAGAAGCTGCATGGGGAAGGGGCGTGGTCTTGGGAAAAGGGAAGCCCTTGGCATTGGGCAACCCCTCCTGGGCTACAGCACTACTCACAAGTCCATCTTTTGAGGCCTTGGGCTCTGAGGTCAGTTTAAAGTGCCCAGCTTCAAGTATGATGCCACTGGGCCGTGGGATGCTGCTGGGAAGCCTCCAGAAGTTCCCTATTTCTTGCAGCTTAGTGCTGGGTTCCCCCCACACCACAGGTTGCCACTTGGTAATTAATCTTGGCGTTTCCCAGGGAACCTAGGAACTGTAACATCAGATGTGTCGTGATGGGAATTCCTGGAAGCAGTCAACTTCCACAAGGTCCTAGGAGTTGCTGGTGGTCCATGTCCTGCCTCCAGGCTCCTTAGGTACCACCCACTGTGGGCAGCCCCTGTGCCTTCCAGGGTCCTTGCAGGGAACCTTCCAGACCCGTGGAGTGGCCATATGGGTCTTTTCTGGGCTAGTGGATGGCCAGAGAGGCATACACGTTGGGCTCATCTGGAGGCTCCCCTGATTGGGAGGAAGGGGGTGCACTTGTTTCCCGCGTGAGGGTGAAGCAGCTCAGCTGGGCGTAGGTCACATCTTGAGGGTCTTCAGATACTGCAGCctggagcaaggggagaggaaaggcatctggctggggaggggaggatgtcCTCCCTGGGGGTCTAAGGGGCTTGCTAGACACTGAGGGGTGGCCTTGAGCCCCCTCTTGCCTCTTTCAGTATatctggggaggaggggtgtgAGGTGGGAATGCCTGTGGTGAGGATGCAGGGAATGGGCACGTGAGTAGTTGGCCATGGGAATCTGGTGCTGGGGGCGGTCAAGGCTGGAGGCAGGAATTGAGGTGGGCCCTCAATGTGGAAGGACAGGCagacccaggggcccctgcaagGCGGCTCAGCTCAGTGGCCCGGGTGAACTCCGTGAACCTGCCGCAGGTTGTCAGGGAAAGAACGAACAGCAGAGGACTGAGCGAGGCCGTGGGACCACTTTCTGTGAAGTGTAGGAGgcaccttctctgggcctccacaGGCCCAGGGCATGGAGTTCAGCCCCTCTGCAGAGCACAGACTGTTCAGCCCTAACCTCCAGCTCCGCCAGCTCGACCCTAGTGTACCAACAGCGGGAGATCAGAAGAGGCCAAGGGGAGTGGGGTTGCAGCAGTGCAGAGGGCCGTGGGCTTCCAGAACGGAGAGGCCTGCTGCTGGGTAGAGTGTCCACGGGGTTTACCAcgtggcagggaggcagggggttCCCTGGTCAGGAGCACAGGGAGCTCACCTGGCTGGCCAGCTGTCTGTCCTCAGGCCATGTGTCTTTCACGACAGCATCTGGTGGGGACAGAAAAAGGTGGCCACTTCTCTTGCCAAGATGCCCTGAGATCTCAATggcaggagcccagagagggtgaATGATGTTACAAAGCCACACGGAATCAGATGCTGTCCCCCCACTCCACTGCCCACCCACGTCTCTGGGCCCGCCTCCCCATACCCAGGGCTGCCCCACGCTTCTTACACAAGGTCTCCTCCTGGGCAGCCGCAGCGGGACCGGAGCTGGGGAGGAGACAGGGTGTTAGCAGCAGTGAGGGGGCTGCTGGCTGGCAGGAGTCGGGGTCTCGGGCTGGTCTTACCTCCTGGGCGGGCCTCTGTCCTCAGGCACTGACGCTGCCGCTGCTGCAGGAAGTTGGAAGTGAGCCTCAGGgccccctccccaaaccctccccgggtctgccttcagctgaggatCTAGATGATCCCTGCCCAGCCCGCGTACAATTCACGAGAAAGCAGTTCTAAACAGTAAAACTTGTATGTGTTTTCAAACGTAAGTTCGAAAAGGCAAAGGGATAAAACATTTACACGTATGCTCACATGTAACCTTCTTTCTAGGGTTTCTCACTGAGAGATGCTGGAGTCCTGCTACACCAGCCTTTCCCACCTCCCTGGTTTCCCTCTGGCCGCTGCCCTGAGCCCACCCTCGGTCGGCCCACGGGGcagcctccacccccagcccgtcacccccttcccttctcaccCCGCTTCCTGCCTTTGCCCCGACGCCGGTGTCGGAccaggaggaggacgaggaggccGAGCAGCAGGACGAAGGCCACCGCGGCCCCGATGAGGACGTACAGGTACCAGTGGGGACCTTGGGCACGAGCCACACCATGACTGAGCCAGCGATGCCATTTCacggagcacctgctgtgtgcattCACCTCTGACCCTGTCAACAGCCCTGCAGCAGGGGATCGCCGCCCCTCCCGCCCACTCCACAGacgggaaactgaggcacagagaggtcattCACGTATCCCAGGTCGCCCAGCATGGAggcggcagggctggggctggaaccAGGGCTCTGGGTTCCTTGtaggatttgggtttttttcatacTGCCCCCTTACCCTCCAGGCAGAACACTGGAGTGGAGACCCGTCCACCAGACCCGTCTCCCACACTGCACAGGCCTGACGCCCCCACAGGGGCCTGTGTGGACCTGGAGTGTGTGCATCTGCAAGGGCAGAAGGGAGGGCTCTGGCCTTCCAGAGCTCCGAGAAGGGCCATGCTGACACCTTCACCGAAACCTCACAGCGGCCCTGAGGGAGGCGGTGGGAGGCCTGTTGTGCAGACGGTGAGCCTGGGCCGCTGAGAGGGACGTGGCTTGGCCAAGAGCCCACAGCTGGGAAGTAGCAGGGCTGGGATCTGAAGCTGGGGGCGTGACTTGCAAGCCTTGCTCTTGCCCTCGCTCCCTGGCTGCTCTCAGGCCAAGCTCCCCGCCTTCTGTGAAGGCGACTCAGACGCCTTCTGTGTGcgcctgctcccctgccccacacAGCGACGAAGCCACCTTCTTGCCCTTTGCAGTCAGATTTCAATCCGTGGAATTGTCCCAGTGACAAGGAACTTTTCTCCGGCCGTAATCTCAGGAAGTGGCTGAAGCAAGCCTAGGCTGagctcctcccacccaccacctcccGACAGAGACCCCCCCCTTACCTTTCTGCCAGATGAGGGGTGCATCCTCAGAGTATCCTGGGACCAGGacagggaggtgaggggcaggggctATGTGCTCCCCACTTCAGggtgctcctccccctgctgggtgccaccctctccctctgccatgacCACCCCACCTGCCATTGGCCCAGGCTCAGAAGCCCCGTTGCCCTGTGGTCACCCCAGGCACAAGCCATGCCAGAGAGGGTGATCTTGGTCCTTCCAGGGATCAAGCCTCTGCTGGTCACCCACCCTGGTGGtgtctctgggggaggggctcctAGGACTGGAGGAGGGTGAGAGGAGTGGGCCTCTGGCCTTCCTCCTTTCTGTCAGCCCTGAGCCCTCTCCAGCCTACTTCACTCCCCAAACACTGCAGGACCGCAGTGGGGAAGGTGGGAGCCAGGCATGGGGGCTGTTGCCCTGACTGTCCCTCTGAGAGCTGAGGTTCCCCTCTTGCTGATCCCCTCCTTCTCTGACCCCCTCACTCCCATCCCAGCCTAGCACTCCCCTGAGGACAGGTACCTGAGCGGACCATGAAGATACAaaggggacagggctggggctCCTCACCTGAGACCAGGAGCTTCAGGGGGTCACTGGGGTGTGACAACAGGTAGGGGGAGCTGCTCTGTGAGCCATAGCACCTGTAGGTCCCCTNNNNNNNNNNNNNNNNNNNNNNNNNNNNNNNNNNNNNNNNNNNNNNNNNNNNNNNNNNNNNNNNNNNNNNNNNNNNNNNNNNNNNNNNNNNNNNNNNNNNGACAGGGGTCAGCCTGTCCTCTGAGGctctgaagccaggcattgacttctctctagtGATGAGAGCCCACATGGCATCATCTGCGGTGGGAGGCTGTTCTGTGTACACTGGAAATCCGTGTTTCATGTAGCCACCTTCCTGGATGATCTCAGCTAGCCTGGGTAGCTGGCCGCAGCTTCTCTACCAGGGCGGGCTGCCTCACCTCGCACACTCAcggagacggcttctttccttccacctcctGAACCGCCTGGGCCAGCCTCAAACTGGTCTGCAGCCTCCGcgcctctctcagccttcacaggaTTGAAGGGAGTCAGGGCTGTGCTCTGGGTGAGCTCTTTCAGTATCCTTCAGGAACTTTCCCTTTGCATTTACAGCTGGACTGTTCGGCACAGCAGACCTAGCGTTGGGCCTGTGCGGGCCTCCCACACGCCCTGCTCCCTAAGCTTAGTCACTTCTAGCTTTTGATGGAGAGTGAGACCCACGCAGCTCTTCCTTCACGGGGACACTTGCAGGCCGCCTAGGGTATTAACTGGCCTCTTCTCAATACTGTGTCTCAGCGAACAGGGGGGtgcggggagagggagggagacgggGAGCGGTCGGTTGGTGGAGCAGTGCACGCGCACAGGGATATTAAGTTTGCCATCTAATGTGGGTGTGGCCTGTGGTGACCCCAAACGACGACAGTAGTAACATCacagatcactgatcacagatcaccgtCACAGATACAATAATGATGATACAGCTTGCAATATTGGGATACTTACCAAATGTGAGCCAGAGACACGAAGTGAGCAAAAGTTGGAAAAACTGCACCGATAGGGTTGCCGGACTCAGGGTTGGCACAGACCTTCGATCTGtaaaaatctcagttttctgCGGAGCATCCTAGAGTTGTGCCTGTATTTTCTCCAGCCCCTTCCTGTCTGGAGAAACGCCATTCACCCCAAGGGCTTCACTTATCAGTGTTAGGTAATGTTTAATGAGCACATTAAATGTGCTGGGCTAAGAATTTTGCATGTATTAACTTACCTAGTTCTCAAAATGCGCCCCAGGAGTCCTCTCAGAGGAGCCCCCTCCCTCAGGATGACACGTAGACACCCAAGGGGCGCTAACACTATCATCAGTCCTGTTTTGCAGGGCCAGATACTGAGGCCCCAAAAAGTGGCTCCAGAGCTTGCCCGAGATTACACAATGTGGAAGTAAGTGAGAACAGACGTGACAGGGTGCCTGCGtgactcagttggtcaagcggccgactcttgatttcagctcaggtcgtgaccccagtATCATGGaacggagccccacatggggttccatgctcagcggggcgcctgtgtgtccctctccctcctccagcttgtgctctctctctcgctcgctaaaatacataaata
It contains:
- the LOC100467775 gene encoding leukocyte immunoglobulin-like receptor subfamily B member 2 — translated: MLTDSESFPRAPSVLAGTYRCYGSQSSSPYLLSHPSDPLKLLVSGPHWYLYVLIGAAVAFVLLLGLLVLLLVRHRRRGKGRKRAAAASVPEDRGPPRSSGPAAAAQEETLYAVVKDTWPEDRQLASQAAVSEDPQDVTYAQLSCFTLTRETSAPPSSQSGEPPDEPNVYASLAIH
- the RPS9 gene encoding 40S ribosomal protein S9 isoform X2 produces the protein MPVARSWVCRKTYVTPRRPFEKSRLDQELKLIGEYGLRNKREVWRVKFTLAKIRKAARELLTLDEKDPRRLFEGNALLRRLVRIGVLDEGKMKLDYILGLKIEDFLERRLQTQVFKLGLAKSIHHARVLIRQRHIRVRKQVVNIPSFIVRLDSQKHIDFSLRSPYGGGRPGRVKRKNAKKGQGGAGAGDDEEED
- the RPS9 gene encoding 40S ribosomal protein S9 isoform X1 codes for the protein MPVARSWVCRKTYVTPRRPFEKSRLDQELKLIGEYGLRNKREVWRVKFTLAKIRKAARELLTLDEKDPRRLFEGNALLRRLVRIGVLDEGKMKLDYILGLKIEDFLERRLQTQVFKLGLAKSIHHARVLIRQRHISLLSLPPMQPSEVTKVRAHLEGTDRPLQTARGCGDSLVPCPIAQRKGHCGLSRTPCEGFSRLAGSGQGPKAGGEHPVLHCPPGFPEAH